From Amia ocellicauda isolate fAmiCal2 chromosome 12, fAmiCal2.hap1, whole genome shotgun sequence, a single genomic window includes:
- the LOC136764500 gene encoding gasdermin-A2 isoform X2, whose product MATFQSATSDIVKELCSKGDLFPLTNAYEPERFRPLCLVTKTVSMFKSPEFCATEYKVTNLVRKPPKKELVPKTMDLPTVTAGSALELGGSAGAGLGAGIVAVDGSLGIKGSHQSGVEDAELYKTVITKSDLRAFLESSGGINMDRPMPRELLDSDGVCVVLENVITRKQLTMKDCSSSGANLGVKAGPVGNMALSGSSNKSHIVCVKAGTVLAYKVCEMSVRPDGSVELLVLSKDKTSFIQKEIQDLPKEITLISEKAKELQELPREKSLPRGKELQELSKEKSLPREKGRDTDEKEKKKNEKDQKKGRDTDEKEKKKKEKDQKKDTDTFFSFSLPGKEPDKMEKNKATGQQQGCLGIIPSRFLSGRDTDKKEKKKKEKDQKKGKEPDKKEKNKAKGQQKGGKKK is encoded by the exons ATGGCAACGTTTCAATCCGCCACCAGTGATATCGTCAAGGAGCTCTGCTCAAAGGGAGACCTGTTCCCGCTGACCAATGCCTATGAGCCCGAGCGCTTCAGACCCCTGTGCCTCGTCACTAAGACAGTGTCAATGTTCAAATCTCCGGAGTTCTGTGCCACCGAGTACAAAGTGACCAACCTGGTGAGGAAACCGCCCAAAAAGGAGCTAG TCCCAAAGACCATGGACTTGCCCACGGTGACAGCAGGCAGTGCCCTCGAGCTGGGGGGCAGTGCTGGGGCTGGGCTGGGGGCTGGCATTGTTGCTGTGGATGGGTCCCTGGGCATCAAGGGGTCCCACCAGTCTGGTGTGGAGGATGCTGAATTATATAAGACGGTCATCACCAAGTCAGACTTGAGAGCGTTCCTGGAGAGCAGTGG GGGTATTAACATGGACAGGCCCATGCCCAGGGAGCTGCTGGACTCGGACGGGGTGTGTGTGGTGCTGGAGAACGTTATAACCAGGAAGCAGCTGACCATGAAGGACTGTAGCAGCAGCGGGGCCAACCTGGGGGTGAAAGCCGGGCCCGTCGGGAAT ATGGCACTGTCAGGGTCGAGCAATAAGTCACACATAGTGTGTGTGAAGGCTGGCACTGTGCTGGCCTACAAGGTGTGTGAGATGTCGGTGAGGCCGGACGGCAGTGTGG AACTACTGGTGCTCTCCAAGGACAAAACCTCCTTCATTCAGAAAG AAATCCAAGACCTCCCCAAGGAGATCACCCTGATCAGTGAAAAAGCAAAAG AACTTCAAGAGCTCCCCAGAGAGAAAAGCCTCCCCAGAGGGAAAG AACTTCAAGAGCTGTCCAAAGAGAAAAGCCTCCCCAGAGAGAAAG GAAGGGATACTGATgaaaaggagaagaagaagaatgaaaAAGACCAGAAGAAAG GAAGGGATACTGATgaaaaggagaagaagaagaaagaaaaagaccaGAAGAAAG acacagacacattcttctctttctctctcccaggAAAGGAACCTGATAAAatggagaaaaacaaagcaacaggCCAACAGCAAG GTTGTCTTGGCATTATCCCTTCACGCTTCCTATCTG GAAGGGATACTGAtaaaaaagagaagaagaagaaagaaaaagaccaGAAGAAAG gAAAGGAACCTgataaaaaggagaaaaataaagcaaaaggcCAACAGAAAG ggggaaaaaagaaataa
- the LOC136764500 gene encoding gasdermin-A2 isoform X3 gives MATFQSATSDIVKELCSKGDLFPLTNAYEPERFRPLCLVTKTVSMFKSPEFCATEYKVTNLVRKPPKKELVPKTMDLPTVTAGSALELGGSAGAGLGAGIVAVDGSLGIKGSHQSGVEDAELYKTVITKSDLRAFLESSGGINMDRPMPRELLDSDGVCVVLENVITRKQLTMKDCSSSGANLGVKAGPVGNMALSGSSNKSHIVCVKAGTVLAYKVCEMSVRPDGSVELLVLSKDKTSFIQKEIQDLPKEITLISEKAKELQELPREKSLPRGKELQELSKEKSLPREKGRDTDEKEKKKNEKDQKKGRDTDEKEKKKKEKDQKKGKEPDKMEKNKATGQQQGCLGIIPSRFLSGRDTDKKEKKKKEKDQKKDTFFSFSLPGKEPDKKEKNKAKGQQKGGKKK, from the exons ATGGCAACGTTTCAATCCGCCACCAGTGATATCGTCAAGGAGCTCTGCTCAAAGGGAGACCTGTTCCCGCTGACCAATGCCTATGAGCCCGAGCGCTTCAGACCCCTGTGCCTCGTCACTAAGACAGTGTCAATGTTCAAATCTCCGGAGTTCTGTGCCACCGAGTACAAAGTGACCAACCTGGTGAGGAAACCGCCCAAAAAGGAGCTAG TCCCAAAGACCATGGACTTGCCCACGGTGACAGCAGGCAGTGCCCTCGAGCTGGGGGGCAGTGCTGGGGCTGGGCTGGGGGCTGGCATTGTTGCTGTGGATGGGTCCCTGGGCATCAAGGGGTCCCACCAGTCTGGTGTGGAGGATGCTGAATTATATAAGACGGTCATCACCAAGTCAGACTTGAGAGCGTTCCTGGAGAGCAGTGG GGGTATTAACATGGACAGGCCCATGCCCAGGGAGCTGCTGGACTCGGACGGGGTGTGTGTGGTGCTGGAGAACGTTATAACCAGGAAGCAGCTGACCATGAAGGACTGTAGCAGCAGCGGGGCCAACCTGGGGGTGAAAGCCGGGCCCGTCGGGAAT ATGGCACTGTCAGGGTCGAGCAATAAGTCACACATAGTGTGTGTGAAGGCTGGCACTGTGCTGGCCTACAAGGTGTGTGAGATGTCGGTGAGGCCGGACGGCAGTGTGG AACTACTGGTGCTCTCCAAGGACAAAACCTCCTTCATTCAGAAAG AAATCCAAGACCTCCCCAAGGAGATCACCCTGATCAGTGAAAAAGCAAAAG AACTTCAAGAGCTCCCCAGAGAGAAAAGCCTCCCCAGAGGGAAAG AACTTCAAGAGCTGTCCAAAGAGAAAAGCCTCCCCAGAGAGAAAG GAAGGGATACTGATgaaaaggagaagaagaagaatgaaaAAGACCAGAAGAAAG GAAGGGATACTGATgaaaaggagaagaagaagaaagaaaaagaccaGAAGAAAG gAAAGGAACCTGATAAAatggagaaaaacaaagcaacaggCCAACAGCAAG GTTGTCTTGGCATTATCCCTTCACGCTTCCTATCTG GAAGGGATACTGAtaaaaaagagaagaagaagaaagaaaaagaccaGAAGAAAG acacattcttctctttctctctcccaggAAAGGAACCTgataaaaaggagaaaaataaagcaaaaggcCAACAGAAAG ggggaaaaaagaaataa
- the LOC136764500 gene encoding gasdermin-A2 isoform X1, with the protein MATFQSATSDIVKELCSKGDLFPLTNAYEPERFRPLCLVTKTVSMFKSPEFCATEYKVTNLVRKPPKKELVPKTMDLPTVTAGSALELGGSAGAGLGAGIVAVDGSLGIKGSHQSGVEDAELYKTVITKSDLRAFLESSGGINMDRPMPRELLDSDGVCVVLENVITRKQLTMKDCSSSGANLGVKAGPVGNMALSGSSNKSHIVCVKAGTVLAYKVCEMSVRPDGSVELLVLSKDKTSFIQKEIQDLPKEITLISEKAKELQELPREKSLPRGKELQELSKEKSLPREKGRDTDEKEKKKNEKDQKKGRDTDEKEKKKKEKDQKKDTDTFFSFSLPGKEPDKMEKNKATGQQQGCLGIIPSRFLSGRDTDKKEKKKKEKDQKKDTFFSFSLPGKEPDKKEKNKAKGQQKGGKKK; encoded by the exons ATGGCAACGTTTCAATCCGCCACCAGTGATATCGTCAAGGAGCTCTGCTCAAAGGGAGACCTGTTCCCGCTGACCAATGCCTATGAGCCCGAGCGCTTCAGACCCCTGTGCCTCGTCACTAAGACAGTGTCAATGTTCAAATCTCCGGAGTTCTGTGCCACCGAGTACAAAGTGACCAACCTGGTGAGGAAACCGCCCAAAAAGGAGCTAG TCCCAAAGACCATGGACTTGCCCACGGTGACAGCAGGCAGTGCCCTCGAGCTGGGGGGCAGTGCTGGGGCTGGGCTGGGGGCTGGCATTGTTGCTGTGGATGGGTCCCTGGGCATCAAGGGGTCCCACCAGTCTGGTGTGGAGGATGCTGAATTATATAAGACGGTCATCACCAAGTCAGACTTGAGAGCGTTCCTGGAGAGCAGTGG GGGTATTAACATGGACAGGCCCATGCCCAGGGAGCTGCTGGACTCGGACGGGGTGTGTGTGGTGCTGGAGAACGTTATAACCAGGAAGCAGCTGACCATGAAGGACTGTAGCAGCAGCGGGGCCAACCTGGGGGTGAAAGCCGGGCCCGTCGGGAAT ATGGCACTGTCAGGGTCGAGCAATAAGTCACACATAGTGTGTGTGAAGGCTGGCACTGTGCTGGCCTACAAGGTGTGTGAGATGTCGGTGAGGCCGGACGGCAGTGTGG AACTACTGGTGCTCTCCAAGGACAAAACCTCCTTCATTCAGAAAG AAATCCAAGACCTCCCCAAGGAGATCACCCTGATCAGTGAAAAAGCAAAAG AACTTCAAGAGCTCCCCAGAGAGAAAAGCCTCCCCAGAGGGAAAG AACTTCAAGAGCTGTCCAAAGAGAAAAGCCTCCCCAGAGAGAAAG GAAGGGATACTGATgaaaaggagaagaagaagaatgaaaAAGACCAGAAGAAAG GAAGGGATACTGATgaaaaggagaagaagaagaaagaaaaagaccaGAAGAAAG acacagacacattcttctctttctctctcccaggAAAGGAACCTGATAAAatggagaaaaacaaagcaacaggCCAACAGCAAG GTTGTCTTGGCATTATCCCTTCACGCTTCCTATCTG GAAGGGATACTGAtaaaaaagagaagaagaagaaagaaaaagaccaGAAGAAAG acacattcttctctttctctctcccaggAAAGGAACCTgataaaaaggagaaaaataaagcaaaaggcCAACAGAAAG ggggaaaaaagaaataa
- the LOC136764500 gene encoding gasdermin-A2 isoform X4, which yields MATFQSATSDIVKELCSKGDLFPLTNAYEPERFRPLCLVTKTVSMFKSPEFCATEYKVTNLVRKPPKKELVPKTMDLPTVTAGSALELGGSAGAGLGAGIVAVDGSLGIKGSHQSGVEDAELYKTVITKSDLRAFLESSGGINMDRPMPRELLDSDGVCVVLENVITRKQLTMKDCSSSGANLGVKAGPVGNMALSGSSNKSHIVCVKAGTVLAYKVCEMSVRPDGSVELLVLSKDKTSFIQKEIQDLPKEITLISEKAKELQELPREKSLPRGKELQELSKEKSLPREKGRDTDEKEKKKNEKDQKKGRDTDKKEKKKKEKDQKKDTFFSFSLPGKEPDKKEKNKAKGQQKGGKKK from the exons ATGGCAACGTTTCAATCCGCCACCAGTGATATCGTCAAGGAGCTCTGCTCAAAGGGAGACCTGTTCCCGCTGACCAATGCCTATGAGCCCGAGCGCTTCAGACCCCTGTGCCTCGTCACTAAGACAGTGTCAATGTTCAAATCTCCGGAGTTCTGTGCCACCGAGTACAAAGTGACCAACCTGGTGAGGAAACCGCCCAAAAAGGAGCTAG TCCCAAAGACCATGGACTTGCCCACGGTGACAGCAGGCAGTGCCCTCGAGCTGGGGGGCAGTGCTGGGGCTGGGCTGGGGGCTGGCATTGTTGCTGTGGATGGGTCCCTGGGCATCAAGGGGTCCCACCAGTCTGGTGTGGAGGATGCTGAATTATATAAGACGGTCATCACCAAGTCAGACTTGAGAGCGTTCCTGGAGAGCAGTGG GGGTATTAACATGGACAGGCCCATGCCCAGGGAGCTGCTGGACTCGGACGGGGTGTGTGTGGTGCTGGAGAACGTTATAACCAGGAAGCAGCTGACCATGAAGGACTGTAGCAGCAGCGGGGCCAACCTGGGGGTGAAAGCCGGGCCCGTCGGGAAT ATGGCACTGTCAGGGTCGAGCAATAAGTCACACATAGTGTGTGTGAAGGCTGGCACTGTGCTGGCCTACAAGGTGTGTGAGATGTCGGTGAGGCCGGACGGCAGTGTGG AACTACTGGTGCTCTCCAAGGACAAAACCTCCTTCATTCAGAAAG AAATCCAAGACCTCCCCAAGGAGATCACCCTGATCAGTGAAAAAGCAAAAG AACTTCAAGAGCTCCCCAGAGAGAAAAGCCTCCCCAGAGGGAAAG AACTTCAAGAGCTGTCCAAAGAGAAAAGCCTCCCCAGAGAGAAAG GAAGGGATACTGATgaaaaggagaagaagaagaatgaaaAAGACCAGAAGAAAG GAAGGGATACTGAtaaaaaagagaagaagaagaaagaaaaagaccaGAAGAAAG acacattcttctctttctctctcccaggAAAGGAACCTgataaaaaggagaaaaataaagcaaaaggcCAACAGAAAG ggggaaaaaagaaataa